ACTTCGAGTACTACTTCTGAAATCTTAACGTTATAACTTACAATAATATATAAATCTAAATCAAAACCGTTATCCCCTTTACGCACAATTACACCTTTGGAATAATTTTCACCCTTTAACAATTCTGCAAGGCCATCTTTAAAGACTTGCTGAGAGGCCATACCAACAACACCATAACATTCTGTCACGACACCGCCAGCTAGCATTGCGATTGCTTCGTTTGAAACATTGATTTTTCCAAATTCATTGGTTTTTTCAATCGCCATCATTTCTCCTCCTCTTTCATATTTTTATATTTTATGATCCACATGCCTTAACAACAGCAGACTGTGTTTCTTCAGTTGGACCGTACTCGATAAACTCGATACAACGAGCATTCGAATCAGCCCCACTTATAATAGTAGCATATTTATTCAGTTGTGGTAAAGTTTCTACATTTGTAAAAACAAAATAATCATTATTCATTACAATCCTCATATAGTCAGGTTCAACTTTTGTAGGCTCGAAATGAATTTCAGAAACGGAAGCCATAGAACCATCATCAATGGTAGCCAAAGCAGATAATAGAGATTCAGATATTGATTCCTCTGTAAACCCTACAAGCAATGGTAAACGTTCAATCACTGAAGGATTAAGCGTTTCCAACTCTTTATAGAATCCATCTTCAAAATAAATTCGAATGGACGGTTCTAATGTGTAACCCACAGCTTTCTTTTCCGTTACGTTTAAATTTATGATACCTTGACGATAATATACATTAGCGTCAATATTGTCAATCCCCTTAACTTTTTTACCTTTATGATTAATGAAAGGTTTAAACGTTAAATAGATACGTTGATTTTCATGTATATTGAGCGCATCTTTGATTTCTGCGTCACTTAGAATTACATTTCCATTCACGCGTACATTGTGAACTCGAGAAGCATCGCTTTTATCAAAATAGTAAATCCCTATAAGAACCCCAATTACAATTAAAAATTGAAGCATTTTAATCAACCGACGTTTTCGCTTATTACGACGAATTGTCTTCTTTTTAAGGTCTATCGAAGCCTTAATTTTATCAATTGGCTCACGCTCATCATTCAATTCAGGATTATTGCGACGCGTCATCGTTTCCCACCACCTTTTCAACTAAATCTGCAATATTCGAAACCGCATCAGGCGTTGCAAGCTTACGTGCATTATGACCTAATTCAACCAAACGTTGTTTATTACGAATCAGTTCAAAAACATGTTTATTTAATACGTCATCATGGATATCTTCTTCTAATAGCATATCACAAGCGTTCTTATCAAATAACGATTTAGCATTATAAAATTGATGGTTATTTGCCACATATGGGCTTGGTATTAGTAATGACGGCAAACCAAATGATTCAATCTCAGCTACTGTAGAAGCACC
This genomic stretch from Erysipelothrix rhusiopathiae harbors:
- a CDS encoding cell division protein FtsQ/DivIB, producing MTRRNNPELNDEREPIDKIKASIDLKKKTIRRNKRKRRLIKMLQFLIVIGVLIGIYYFDKSDASRVHNVRVNGNVILSDAEIKDALNIHENQRIYLTFKPFINHKGKKVKGIDNIDANVYYRQGIINLNVTEKKAVGYTLEPSIRIYFEDGFYKELETLNPSVIERLPLLVGFTEESISESLLSALATIDDGSMASVSEIHFEPTKVEPDYMRIVMNNDYFVFTNVETLPQLNKYATIISGADSNARCIEFIEYGPTEETQSAVVKACGS
- a CDS encoding Asp23/Gls24 family envelope stress response protein, with amino-acid sequence MAIEKTNEFGKINVSNEAIAMLAGGVVTECYGVVGMASQQVFKDGLAELLKGENYSKGVIVRKGDNGFDLDLYIIVSYNVKISEVVLEVQKKAKYMLEKTLQQNFNTINVYVQGIKVVQ